One Streptomyces sp. R28 DNA window includes the following coding sequences:
- a CDS encoding VOC family protein, with product MLTTRYVTGAPNWIDLGTPDIEGAGSFYGGLFGWRFRPGGPETGGYGLFQLDGRTTAGGMQTTEEQGPPSWTVYFRTPDVDATAKAAEQAHGSVLVQPMDVMDLGRMAILADKAGVPFGLWQPGTNKGLDVVQEPGSLCWLELYTTDVPAAAGFYHATLGMETFALDFYGGTYTTFSPAGEGEDAMFGGVVDKADDPAEAQDPAYWLPYFEVTDTDATVAKAQELGGSVRIPATDLPDVGRIAKLSDPYGARFAVIKSAPPQS from the coding sequence ATGCTCACCACCCGTTACGTCACCGGCGCGCCGAACTGGATCGACCTCGGCACACCGGACATCGAGGGCGCCGGTTCCTTCTACGGCGGCCTGTTCGGCTGGCGGTTCCGGCCGGGCGGGCCCGAGACCGGCGGCTACGGCCTGTTCCAGCTGGACGGCAGGACGACGGCCGGCGGTATGCAGACGACCGAGGAGCAGGGTCCGCCCTCCTGGACGGTGTACTTCCGGACGCCGGACGTGGACGCCACGGCGAAGGCGGCCGAGCAGGCGCACGGCTCGGTGCTGGTGCAGCCCATGGACGTGATGGACCTGGGCCGCATGGCCATCCTCGCCGACAAGGCGGGCGTGCCCTTCGGTCTCTGGCAGCCCGGCACCAACAAGGGCCTCGACGTCGTCCAGGAGCCCGGCTCACTGTGCTGGCTGGAGCTGTACACCACCGACGTACCGGCCGCTGCGGGTTTCTACCACGCGACGCTCGGCATGGAGACCTTCGCCCTCGACTTCTACGGCGGCACCTACACGACGTTCAGCCCTGCCGGGGAGGGCGAGGACGCCATGTTCGGCGGGGTCGTCGACAAGGCCGACGATCCGGCGGAGGCGCAGGACCCGGCGTACTGGCTGCCGTACTTCGAGGTCACGGACACGGACGCCACGGTCGCCAAAGCGCAGGAGCTGGGCGGCTCGGTCCGGATACCGGCCACGGATTTGCCGGACGTCGGCCGTATCGCCAAGCTCAGCGACCCGTACGGGGCACGCTTCGCGGTGATCAAGAGCGCGCCGCCGCAGAGCTGA
- a CDS encoding WhiB family transcriptional regulator, with protein sequence MHTETITTITPPDLDWQQEALCAQTGADFFFPEPGSSVREAKRICGLCPIRSACLEYALDNDERFGVWGGLSEKERLELRRTSR encoded by the coding sequence ATGCACACCGAAACGATCACAACGATCACCCCGCCCGACCTGGACTGGCAGCAGGAGGCGTTGTGCGCGCAGACCGGGGCGGACTTCTTCTTCCCCGAGCCGGGCAGCTCCGTACGGGAGGCGAAGCGGATCTGCGGCCTGTGCCCGATCCGCTCCGCCTGCCTCGAGTACGCGCTCGACAACGACGAACGCTTCGGCGTCTGGGGCGGCCTGTCGGAGAAGGAGCGCCTGGAGCTCAGGCGTACGTCACGCTGA
- a CDS encoding acyl-ACP desaturase: protein MTIASPHLGSPAVWTDARLLYALEEVVEKELNRHLQVAKDWMPHEYVPWTDGRNFPGLFEDGEAWDKEQSKVTEVGRIALVVNLLTEDNLPSYHHEIASLFGRDGAWGTWVHRWTAEEGRHGIVMRDYLLTSRAVDPDKLEQFRMSHMSEGFESDNRHSMLHSVAYVAFQELATRISHRNTGHQSGDPVCDRMLARIATDENLHMVFYRNLLKAAFELAPDLTMQAVRDVVVNFRMPGHGIPGFERAAAQMAIGEVYNMRIHHDDVLQPVLRHLKVMEMDGFGPEGQKAQEELGLFMGGLDAEALKFDEKLAARKARMAARAGA, encoded by the coding sequence GTGACGATCGCTTCCCCTCACCTCGGCAGCCCCGCCGTCTGGACCGACGCCCGACTGCTGTACGCGCTGGAGGAAGTGGTCGAGAAGGAACTCAACCGGCATCTGCAGGTCGCCAAGGACTGGATGCCGCACGAGTACGTGCCGTGGACGGACGGCCGCAACTTCCCCGGCCTCTTCGAGGACGGCGAGGCCTGGGACAAGGAGCAGTCCAAGGTCACCGAGGTCGGCCGGATCGCGCTCGTCGTGAACCTCCTCACCGAGGACAACCTCCCCAGCTACCACCACGAGATCGCCTCGCTCTTCGGCCGCGACGGCGCCTGGGGCACCTGGGTGCACCGCTGGACCGCCGAGGAGGGCCGGCACGGCATCGTGATGCGCGACTACCTGCTCACCTCGCGCGCGGTGGACCCGGACAAGCTGGAGCAGTTCCGCATGTCCCACATGAGCGAGGGCTTCGAGTCGGACAACCGACACTCGATGCTGCACTCGGTCGCCTACGTCGCCTTCCAGGAGCTCGCGACCCGCATCTCGCACCGCAACACCGGCCACCAGTCCGGTGACCCGGTCTGCGACCGCATGCTGGCGCGCATCGCGACCGACGAGAACCTGCACATGGTCTTCTACCGCAACCTGCTGAAGGCGGCCTTCGAGCTCGCGCCGGACCTCACGATGCAGGCGGTGCGCGACGTGGTCGTCAACTTCCGCATGCCCGGCCACGGCATCCCCGGCTTCGAGCGCGCCGCCGCGCAGATGGCCATCGGCGAGGTCTACAACATGCGTATCCACCACGACGACGTGCTCCAGCCGGTCCTGCGCCACCTGAAGGTCATGGAGATGGACGGCTTCGGCCCGGAGGGCCAGAAGGCCCAGGAGGAGCTGGGTCTGTTCATGGGCGGCCTGGACGCGGAAGCCCTGAAGTTCGACGAGAAGCTGGCGGCTCGCAAGGCCCGGATGGCGGCTCGGGCCGGGGCTTGA
- the ddaH gene encoding dimethylargininase, whose product MPSKKALVRRPSPRLAEGLVTHIEREKVDVDLAVEQWEEYTEALRTHGWETIEVEPADDCPDSVFVEDTVVMYKNVALITRSGAEARRDETIGVEEAVASLGCSVNWVWEPGTLDGGDVLKVGDTIYVGRGGRTNAAGVQQLRAAFEPLGARVVAVPVSKVLHLKSAITALPDGTILGRIPQLDVPSLFPRFLPVPEESGAHVVLLGGDKLLMAASAPKTAELLADLGHEPVQIDISEFEKLEGCVTCLSVRMRELYA is encoded by the coding sequence GTGCCCAGCAAGAAGGCCCTCGTCCGCCGCCCGAGCCCGCGCCTCGCCGAAGGGCTGGTGACGCACATCGAGCGGGAGAAGGTCGACGTCGATCTCGCGGTCGAGCAGTGGGAGGAGTACACGGAGGCCCTGCGCACGCACGGCTGGGAGACGATCGAGGTCGAGCCGGCCGACGACTGCCCCGACTCCGTGTTCGTCGAGGACACGGTCGTCATGTACAAGAACGTCGCGCTGATCACCCGGTCCGGTGCCGAGGCCCGGCGCGACGAGACCATCGGCGTCGAGGAGGCCGTGGCCTCGCTCGGCTGCTCCGTGAACTGGGTCTGGGAGCCGGGCACGCTGGACGGCGGCGACGTGCTCAAGGTCGGCGACACGATCTACGTCGGCCGCGGCGGCCGTACCAACGCGGCTGGCGTCCAGCAGCTGCGGGCCGCCTTCGAGCCGCTGGGGGCGCGGGTCGTCGCCGTACCGGTGAGCAAGGTGCTGCACCTGAAGTCGGCGATCACGGCGCTGCCCGACGGAACGATTCTCGGGCGCATTCCGCAGCTGGACGTGCCGTCGCTGTTCCCGCGCTTCCTGCCGGTGCCCGAGGAGTCCGGGGCGCATGTGGTGCTGCTCGGCGGCGACAAGCTGCTCATGGCCGCGAGCGCGCCGAAGACGGCGGAGCTGCTCGCCGACCTCGGCCACGAGCCCGTTCAGATCGACATCAGCGAGTTCGAGAAGCTCGAAGGATGTGTGACATGTCTCTCGGTGCGGATGCGGGAACTGTATGCATGA
- a CDS encoding ABC-F family ATP-binding cassette domain-containing protein yields MSTSITCTSLSFTWPDGTPVFEGLDVAFGPGRTGLVGVNGSGKSTLLKLIAGELTPADGAVRVAGEVGCLPQNVTLDTTLKVDEALGIAAQRAALHAIEAGDAAEEHFETVGDDWDVEERALATLGELGLGHVELDRTIGEVSGGESVLLRLAALLLRRPDVLLLDEPTNNLDLYARRRLYAAVAAWPGVMVVVSHDRELLDLVDQIADLRSGEVTWYGGNYSAYEEALATEQEAAERMVRVAEADLKKQKRELVDAQVKLARRKRYGQKMWDQKREPKIVMGARKRAAQESAGKHRIMHEEKLAEAKERLDDAVDAVRDDDEIRVDLPYTAVPPGRTVLTLMDLELAYGARVSGGFDLRGPERIALIGRNGAGKTTLLRTISGELPPVSGEATAHVPLRFLPQRLDVLDGELSVAENVARFAPGATNNRVRARLARFLFRGARADQKAATLSGGERFRAALAALMLAEPAPQLLMLDEPTNNLDMASVRQLTTALESYEGALIVASHDLPFLESIGITRWLMVEDGELKETTPEAIGDPA; encoded by the coding sequence ATGTCTACTTCCATCACCTGTACGTCCCTCTCCTTCACCTGGCCCGACGGCACCCCCGTCTTCGAGGGCCTCGACGTCGCGTTCGGCCCGGGCAGAACCGGGCTGGTCGGCGTCAACGGGTCGGGGAAATCAACCCTGCTGAAGCTCATCGCCGGTGAACTCACCCCGGCCGACGGCGCCGTGCGCGTCGCGGGCGAGGTCGGCTGTCTTCCGCAGAACGTCACCCTCGACACCACCCTCAAGGTCGACGAGGCCCTCGGCATCGCGGCCCAGCGAGCCGCGCTGCACGCCATCGAGGCGGGCGACGCGGCCGAGGAGCACTTCGAGACCGTCGGCGACGACTGGGACGTGGAGGAGCGTGCCCTCGCCACACTCGGCGAACTCGGGCTCGGCCACGTCGAGTTGGACCGCACGATCGGCGAGGTGTCGGGCGGCGAGTCGGTGCTCCTGCGCCTGGCCGCCCTGTTGCTGCGCCGCCCGGACGTCCTACTGCTCGACGAGCCCACCAACAACCTCGACCTGTACGCACGCAGGCGGCTCTACGCGGCCGTCGCCGCCTGGCCGGGGGTGATGGTGGTGGTCAGCCACGACCGCGAACTCCTGGACCTGGTCGACCAGATCGCCGATCTGCGCTCCGGGGAGGTCACCTGGTACGGCGGCAACTACTCCGCCTACGAGGAGGCACTCGCCACCGAGCAGGAGGCGGCCGAGCGCATGGTGCGGGTCGCCGAGGCCGATCTGAAGAAGCAGAAGCGCGAACTGGTCGACGCCCAGGTCAAGTTGGCCCGGCGCAAGCGGTACGGGCAGAAGATGTGGGACCAGAAGCGCGAGCCGAAGATCGTCATGGGTGCGCGCAAGCGGGCGGCGCAGGAGTCCGCCGGCAAGCACCGCATCATGCACGAGGAGAAGCTCGCCGAGGCAAAGGAGCGGCTCGACGACGCGGTGGACGCCGTACGGGACGACGACGAGATCCGCGTCGACCTGCCGTACACGGCCGTACCGCCGGGGCGGACCGTCCTCACGCTGATGGACCTGGAGTTGGCGTACGGCGCGCGCGTGTCCGGCGGCTTCGATCTGCGCGGACCGGAGCGGATCGCGCTGATCGGGCGCAACGGCGCGGGCAAGACGACGCTGCTGCGGACGATTTCCGGGGAGCTGCCGCCGGTGTCGGGTGAGGCGACGGCACATGTCCCGCTCCGCTTCCTGCCGCAGCGGCTCGACGTGCTAGACGGCGAGCTGTCGGTCGCCGAGAACGTGGCCCGGTTCGCACCGGGCGCCACCAACAACCGGGTCCGGGCGCGACTGGCCCGCTTCCTGTTCCGGGGCGCCCGCGCCGACCAGAAGGCGGCCACACTGTCCGGCGGCGAACGCTTCCGGGCGGCGCTGGCCGCGCTGATGCTGGCCGAGCCCGCGCCGCAGCTGCTGATGCTGGACGAGCCCACGAACAACCTGGACATGGCGAGCGTACGGCAGCTCACCACGGCCCTGGAGTCGTACGAGGGGGCGCTGATCGTGGCCAGTCACGACCTGCCGTTCCTGGAGTCGATCGGCATCACGCGCTGGCTCATGGTGGAGGACGGTGAACTCAAGGAGACCACGCCAGAAGCGATCGGGGATCCCGCCTGA
- a CDS encoding SsgA family sporulation/cell division regulator, with translation MSTVIEQPVEARLVAAAPRMPSIPATLHYDRRDPFAVRMTFPAPATLEGVEVCWTFSRELLVAGLEGPEGHGDVRVRPYGFDRTVLEFHAPEGTAVVHIRSGEVRRFLQSTSELVPLGLEHLQLDLDRDLAELMRDAC, from the coding sequence TTGTCCACCGTAATCGAGCAGCCCGTTGAGGCCCGTCTCGTCGCCGCCGCGCCGCGGATGCCGAGCATTCCCGCGACCCTTCACTACGACCGGCGCGATCCGTTCGCCGTCCGCATGACCTTCCCGGCCCCGGCCACCCTGGAGGGCGTGGAGGTCTGCTGGACCTTCAGCCGCGAGCTGCTCGTGGCCGGCCTGGAGGGACCCGAGGGCCACGGCGACGTCCGGGTGCGGCCGTACGGCTTCGACCGTACGGTCCTGGAGTTCCACGCGCCCGAGGGCACGGCGGTCGTGCACATCCGCTCGGGCGAGGTCCGGCGGTTCCTGCAGTCCACGAGTGAGCTGGTGCCGCTGGGTCTGGAGCACCTCCAGCTCGACCTGGACCGTGACCTGGCGGAACTGATGCGGGACGCCTGCTGA
- a CDS encoding WD40/YVTN/BNR-like repeat-containing protein — protein sequence MAAGVACGAALAALTAVPAQAREPERRAPHWELKDGGTPEVRFRGLSAVSRHTAWLAGTQGTVLRTTDGGATWRNVSPPGAAELQFRDIEAFDARRAVVLAIGEGEASRVYRTQDGGATWTESFRNTDARAFYDCMTFFDRRHGLAMSDPVDGRFRILSTGDGGRSWKVLPSDGMPAASAGEAGFAASGQCLVSSGSKDVWLATGGAARARVLHSADRGLTWTAADTPIPAGDPARGVFALAFRDRTHGLAVGGDYRPDQASPQAAAGTSDGGHSWPPAATPPPAYRSGVAWLPHSRIAALAVGPTGTDLTTDGGRTWRTVDTGSYDTVDCTPDLGCWAAGEKGRVARLES from the coding sequence ATGGCCGCGGGGGTGGCGTGCGGGGCGGCGCTGGCCGCGCTGACGGCCGTACCCGCGCAGGCGCGCGAACCGGAGCGCCGGGCGCCGCACTGGGAGCTCAAGGACGGCGGCACGCCCGAGGTGCGCTTCCGCGGGCTGTCCGCGGTGAGTCGGCACACGGCGTGGCTGGCCGGAACCCAGGGCACCGTCCTGCGCACCACCGACGGCGGCGCCACCTGGCGGAACGTCTCGCCGCCCGGCGCCGCCGAGCTGCAGTTCCGGGACATCGAGGCGTTCGACGCGCGCCGGGCCGTGGTGCTGGCCATCGGAGAGGGTGAGGCGTCCCGCGTGTACCGCACGCAGGACGGCGGCGCGACCTGGACCGAGTCCTTCCGCAACACCGACGCGCGGGCCTTCTACGACTGCATGACCTTCTTCGACCGCCGCCACGGGCTGGCGATGAGCGACCCGGTGGACGGACGGTTCCGCATCCTGTCGACCGGCGACGGCGGCCGCTCCTGGAAGGTGCTGCCCAGCGACGGGATGCCCGCTGCGTCGGCGGGCGAGGCCGGCTTCGCGGCGAGCGGACAGTGCCTGGTGAGCTCCGGGTCGAAGGACGTCTGGCTGGCCACCGGCGGGGCCGCACGCGCGCGTGTGCTGCACTCCGCCGACCGGGGGCTGACCTGGACGGCCGCCGACACACCGATTCCGGCGGGCGATCCGGCCCGCGGCGTCTTCGCGCTCGCCTTCCGCGACCGTACGCACGGCCTCGCGGTCGGCGGCGACTACCGCCCCGACCAGGCCTCCCCGCAGGCCGCCGCAGGTACCTCAGACGGCGGCCACAGCTGGCCGCCCGCCGCCACGCCCCCGCCCGCCTACCGCTCCGGCGTCGCCTGGCTCCCGCACAGCCGTATCGCCGCCCTCGCGGTCGGCCCCACCGGCACCGACCTGACGACGGACGGCGGGCGCACCTGGCGGACCGTCGACACCGGCTCGTACGACACCGTGGACTGCACGCCGGACCTGGGCTGCTGGGCCGCGGGGGAGAAGGGCCGGGTCGCTCGGCTGGAGAGCTGA
- a CDS encoding plasmid stabilization protein, whose amino-acid sequence MPRGSSPKRERQYEHIKESAQDRGESASRAKEIAARTVNKERARSGESKSASRTSTQDMSSGKRGGQRSGKGSQGPTYDQLYEEAKKRNIHGRSDMNKTQLKQALGNK is encoded by the coding sequence ATGCCACGCGGTTCGAGCCCCAAGCGGGAACGCCAGTACGAGCACATCAAGGAGAGCGCCCAGGACCGGGGCGAGAGCGCCTCGCGCGCCAAGGAGATCGCGGCGCGAACGGTGAACAAGGAGCGCGCACGGTCCGGCGAGTCCAAGTCCGCCAGCCGTACGTCCACCCAGGACATGTCCTCGGGCAAGCGGGGCGGCCAGCGGTCGGGCAAGGGCTCCCAGGGCCCCACCTACGACCAGCTCTACGAAGAGGCCAAGAAGCGCAACATCCACGGGCGTTCGGACATGAACAAGACCCAGCTCAAGCAGGCGCTGGGCAACAAGTGA
- a CDS encoding YciI family protein: protein MFVLELTYTAPLDAVDAVLEAHVAWLDEQYEKGVFLASGPKNPRDGGVILAVAGDRALIEEIAATDPFVGAGVCAYRITEFAATKTAPELERHRETPG from the coding sequence ATGTTCGTACTGGAGCTGACCTACACCGCCCCGCTCGATGCCGTCGACGCCGTGCTGGAGGCCCATGTGGCGTGGCTCGACGAGCAGTACGAGAAGGGCGTGTTCCTCGCTTCCGGGCCCAAGAACCCCCGCGACGGCGGGGTGATCCTCGCCGTCGCGGGGGACCGGGCGCTGATCGAGGAGATCGCCGCGACCGACCCGTTCGTCGGCGCCGGCGTCTGCGCGTACCGCATCACCGAGTTCGCCGCCACGAAGACGGCGCCGGAACTCGAGCGCCACCGCGAGACGCCCGGCTGA
- a CDS encoding endonuclease V encodes MTTVRIPAGWPATEEEARAVQDQLRERVLLDEPGPPPGAGHVTGVDVAYDDERDLVAAAAVVLDAATLDVVAEATALGRISFPYVPGLLAFREIPTVLAALDALPCAPGTVVCDGYGLAHPRRFGLASHLGVLTGLPTIGVAKNPFTFTYDDPASPRGSSAPLMAGDEEVGRALRTRDAVKPVFVSVGHRVSLANACAHTLALTPEYRLPETTRRADSLCRQALKDATSPTP; translated from the coding sequence ATGACGACCGTACGCATTCCCGCGGGCTGGCCCGCGACCGAGGAAGAGGCCCGCGCCGTCCAGGACCAGCTGCGGGAGCGGGTGTTGCTCGACGAGCCGGGGCCGCCACCCGGAGCCGGGCACGTGACCGGGGTCGACGTGGCCTACGACGACGAACGGGACCTGGTCGCCGCGGCAGCGGTCGTCCTGGACGCGGCGACGCTCGACGTCGTCGCCGAGGCCACGGCCCTCGGCCGGATCTCCTTCCCCTACGTCCCCGGCCTGCTCGCCTTCCGCGAGATCCCCACGGTGCTGGCCGCCCTCGACGCCCTGCCCTGTGCGCCCGGCACGGTCGTCTGCGACGGCTACGGCCTCGCCCACCCCCGCCGCTTCGGCCTCGCCAGCCACCTCGGCGTCCTCACCGGCCTGCCGACGATCGGCGTGGCCAAGAACCCCTTCACCTTCACCTACGACGACCCCGCCTCCCCACGCGGATCGTCCGCGCCGCTCATGGCGGGCGACGAGGAGGTCGGCCGCGCCCTGCGCACCCGGGACGCCGTCAAACCGGTCTTCGTCTCGGTCGGCCACCGCGTGAGCCTCGCCAACGCCTGCGCCCACACCCTCGCCCTGACCCCCGAGTACCGACTCCCGGAGACGACACGCCGCGCGGACTCCTTGTGCCGACAGGCACTGAAGGACGCGACCAGTCCGACGCCTTAG
- the mmpA gene encoding morphogenic membrane protein MmpA, which produces MTTHRAPKPLADPNRPVERAVTAALVLATLAGLGWIVGMIYTIAGWPI; this is translated from the coding sequence ATGACGACGCACCGTGCCCCGAAGCCCCTTGCCGACCCGAACCGCCCCGTCGAGCGTGCCGTGACGGCCGCGCTGGTCCTCGCCACGCTGGCCGGGCTCGGTTGGATCGTCGGGATGATCTACACCATCGCGGGCTGGCCGATCTAG
- a CDS encoding SDR family oxidoreductase, which translates to MIPDQLLKGQKALVTGANSGIGKATAVAMGRAGADVVVNYVAGREEAEKVVEEIKSLGVRAVAHEADVSDEDQVVAMVNRTVEEFGTLDILVANAGLQRDAPLTEMTLARWQKVLDVNLTGQFLCAREATKEFLRRGVVPEVSRAAGKIICMSSVHQVIPWAGHVNYASSKGGVQMMMETLAQELAPKKVRVNAIAPGAIQTPINRGAWDTPEAREDLLKLIPYDRVGDPEDIALAAVALASDLMDYVVGATLFVDGGMTLFPGFATGG; encoded by the coding sequence ATGATCCCCGACCAACTGCTCAAGGGTCAGAAGGCCCTGGTCACCGGCGCGAACTCCGGTATCGGCAAGGCGACGGCCGTGGCCATGGGACGGGCCGGGGCGGATGTGGTCGTGAACTACGTGGCCGGCCGCGAGGAAGCCGAGAAGGTGGTCGAGGAGATCAAGTCCCTCGGGGTGCGGGCGGTGGCCCACGAGGCGGACGTCTCCGACGAGGACCAGGTCGTCGCCATGGTGAACCGGACCGTCGAGGAGTTCGGCACCCTGGACATCCTGGTGGCCAACGCCGGTCTCCAGCGCGACGCCCCGCTCACCGAGATGACGCTCGCCCGGTGGCAGAAGGTCCTCGACGTGAACCTCACCGGGCAGTTCCTGTGTGCCCGGGAGGCAACCAAGGAGTTCCTGCGGCGCGGCGTCGTCCCCGAGGTGTCGCGGGCGGCCGGAAAGATCATCTGCATGAGCTCCGTGCACCAGGTCATCCCGTGGGCCGGGCACGTCAACTACGCCTCGTCCAAGGGCGGCGTACAGATGATGATGGAGACGCTCGCCCAGGAACTCGCGCCGAAGAAGGTCCGCGTGAACGCCATCGCCCCGGGCGCCATCCAGACCCCCATCAACCGCGGCGCCTGGGACACGCCCGAGGCCCGCGAGGACCTCCTCAAGCTGATTCCCTACGACCGCGTCGGCGACCCCGAGGACATCGCGCTCGCGGCCGTGGCCCTCGCCTCCGACCTCATGGACTACGTGGTGGGCGCCACGCTCTTCGTGGACGGCGGGATGACACTCTTCCCCGGTTTCGCCACCGGCGGCTGA
- a CDS encoding cytochrome ubiquinol oxidase subunit I produces the protein MHTTLQVLADAPAQLLPARSLMAFTLASHIILVPLGVALPLITLILHGYGLRRGDRTALLLARRWSAVMAVQFAIGVVTGTVLSFEFGLLWPGLMGRWGDVFGIGFGVEAWAFFLEAVLIAIYLYGWRRLPARTHFLLGLPLPAAALLGAFGILAANSWMNTPRGFSLDSAGDPVDVEIWKAVFTPMFGPQYWHFVVAMLVTAGYVVAGVYAVGRLRGRRDRYHRLGFAIPFTVAAVCTPVQFVLGDSIAREVFHKQPVKFAAMEIVWKTDTHVPEYLFGRLHPDGSVSGGIKIPQLDSILAGFSPDTRVTGLTSVPADARPNAGQATVAHWAFDIMVGIGSLLVLLALWYALVWLRRRRLPASPWFYRCAAVAGVASVVAVECGWITTEVGRQPWIVYENMRVAEAVTATRSTTLWIMFGLVVVVYVFIFGSFLAILLRMRTRWRLADEEDRAPGGAGTPAQTPETGTPYGPRPTVPSGVTPPSGDDGTSPAAEDRP, from the coding sequence ATGCACACCACCCTGCAGGTGCTGGCCGACGCGCCGGCGCAGCTGCTGCCGGCCAGATCCCTGATGGCCTTCACCCTGGCGTCCCACATCATCCTGGTGCCGCTGGGCGTGGCACTGCCGCTGATCACCCTCATCCTGCACGGGTACGGACTGCGCCGCGGCGACCGGACGGCCCTGCTGCTGGCGCGCCGCTGGTCGGCGGTGATGGCCGTCCAGTTCGCGATCGGGGTGGTCACCGGCACCGTGCTGTCCTTCGAGTTCGGACTGCTCTGGCCGGGCCTGATGGGCAGATGGGGCGACGTCTTCGGCATCGGGTTCGGCGTCGAGGCATGGGCCTTCTTCCTGGAGGCCGTGCTCATCGCCATCTACCTGTACGGCTGGCGACGGCTGCCCGCCCGCACCCACTTCCTGCTCGGCCTGCCGCTGCCCGCCGCGGCCCTGCTCGGCGCCTTCGGGATCCTGGCCGCCAACTCCTGGATGAACACCCCGCGCGGTTTCTCCCTCGACTCCGCGGGCGACCCCGTCGACGTGGAGATCTGGAAGGCGGTCTTCACGCCCATGTTCGGCCCGCAGTACTGGCACTTCGTCGTGGCGATGCTCGTGACGGCCGGCTATGTCGTGGCCGGGGTCTACGCCGTCGGCCGGCTGCGCGGCCGCCGGGACCGCTATCACCGGCTCGGTTTCGCCATCCCCTTCACGGTCGCCGCGGTGTGCACGCCGGTGCAGTTCGTGCTGGGCGACTCCATCGCCCGGGAGGTCTTCCACAAGCAGCCGGTGAAGTTCGCCGCCATGGAGATCGTCTGGAAGACCGACACCCACGTGCCGGAGTACCTCTTCGGCCGGCTGCATCCGGACGGGAGCGTCTCCGGCGGCATCAAGATCCCGCAGCTCGACTCCATCCTCGCCGGCTTCAGCCCGGACACCCGGGTGACCGGGCTGACCTCCGTCCCCGCGGACGCCCGGCCGAACGCCGGCCAGGCGACCGTCGCGCACTGGGCCTTCGACATCATGGTCGGTATCGGCAGCCTGCTCGTGCTGCTCGCCCTGTGGTACGCCCTGGTGTGGCTCCGCCGCCGCCGGCTGCCCGCCTCACCGTGGTTCTACCGGTGCGCCGCAGTGGCCGGCGTCGCCTCCGTCGTCGCGGTCGAGTGTGGCTGGATCACCACCGAAGTGGGCCGCCAGCCGTGGATCGTCTACGAGAACATGCGGGTCGCCGAGGCCGTCACAGCGACCCGGTCCACGACGCTGTGGATCATGTTCGGCCTGGTCGTCGTGGTCTACGTGTTCATCTTCGGTTCGTTCCTCGCGATCCTGCTGCGGATGCGCACCCGCTGGCGGCTCGCCGACGAGGAGGACAGGGCTCCGGGCGGGGCCGGGACACCGGCACAGACACCCGAGACGGGCACGCCCTACGGGCCGCGCCCCACGGTGCCGTCCGGCGTGACGCCGCCGTCCGGCGACGACGGTACGTCCCCGGCCGCGGAGGACCGGCCGTGA